The following are encoded in a window of Zymoseptoria tritici IPO323 chromosome 4, whole genome shotgun sequence genomic DNA:
- a CDS encoding putative siderophore biosynthesis (Shows sequence similarity to siderophore biosynthesis proteins of Aspergilli (though I'm not sure what this designation is based upon) and IucB proteins of Bacteria (involved in siderophore biosynthesis). May have acyltransferase activity. Note this gene is linked to a putative sidC (38917) and SIT1 class protein (75487) involved in siderophore biosynthesis and iron uptake.. ...): MTTTTTTTALTFTLPDGTSTVTIRPTQKAAPSEEPSQDTAPSKKDSNHEVYLNDHLIATWVIDPSVKTRVSPAQVLDERAEFDSVRHLVLSSRRSNDNGHTWISIYALWLLHHDLDVIPISSPSNSAVTTYLINTGLAAPSPFEPADTDAGRTLLLAREAFWQGAGTPDNLSWLRSRPEASIPGFNSHLGAFASQMSFTRRGNVCTTHPLRPQKPAPGTVVYSRYIVEVGQHLQLVHIDASNPVHFSAYARWQNSDRVNHGWRERGPDEKHAAYLESQRIDPHTMSLIFLWDGEPAGYSEVGWAKEDNTACFVSSNCGIHIGEFDQLSHILVGEEKFRGGKRYQAVATSIKHLCFLRDPRTTQVIAEPRFDLPSVPIQARFLPQERKKRVQLPHKQAVLFALQRERFFQEGHFY, encoded by the exons ATGACCAcaaccaccacaaccaccGCACTCACCTTCACCCTACCAGACGGCACCTCCACCGTCACCATCCGCCCAACCCAAAAAGCAGCTCCGAGCGAAGAACCATCGCAAGACACAGCTCCGAGCAAGAAAGATTCGAATCACGAAGTATACCTCAACGACCACCTTATCGCAACTTGGGTCATCGATCCAAGCGTCAAGACAAGAGTCAGCCCAGCGCAAGTCCTCGATGAGCGAGCCGAGTTCGACAGCGTCCGACATCTTGTCCTTTCATCTCGCCGATCCAACGATAATGGG CACACCTGGATCAGCATCTACGCCCTCTGGCTCCTGCACCACGATTTGGACGTGATTCCCATCAGTTCACCTTCCAACTCCGCCGTGACGACATACCTGATCAATACTGGTCTTGCCGCGCCATCGCCCTTCGAGCCGGCAGACACAGATGCTGGACGGACGCTGTTATTAGCGCGAGAAGCATTCTGGCAAGGAGCCGGAACCCCCGACAACCTCTCCTGGCTCCGGTCCCGTCCCGAAGCCAGCATCCCAGGTTTCAACTCCCATCTCGGAGCATTCGCCAGTCAAATGTCCTTCACACGCCGGGGGAACGTGTGCACCACCCATCCTCTGCGACCTCAAAAACCGGCTCCAGGAACGGTGGTGTATAGTCGATACATCGTCGAAGTGGGGCAGCATCTTCAGCTCGTACACATCGATGCCAGCAATCCGGTGCATTTCTCAGCGTACGCGCGGTGGCAGAATAGTGACAGGGTGAATCATGGGTGGAGAGAACGTGGGCCCGACGAGAAACACGCAGCGTATCTCGAGTCTCAACGGATAGATCCTCATACAATGtccctcatcttcctctggGACGGCGAACCCGCCGGCTACAGCGAAGTAGGCTGGGCGAAAGAAGACAACACAGCCTGCTTCGTGTCCTCCAACTGCGGCATCCACATCGGCGAGTTCGACCAGCTGAGCCACATCCTCGTCGGGGAAGAGAAGTTCCGCGGCGGCAAGCGATATCAAGCGGTGGCGACCTCAATCAAACATCTCTGCTTTCTGAGGGATCCTCGAACGACACAGGTGATCGCGGAGCCGAGATTTGATTTACCGAGTGTGCCGATTCAAGCGAGGTTCTTGCCgcaggagaggaagaagagggtgCAGTTGCCGCATAAGCAGGCGGTTTTGTTTGCGTtgcagagggagaggttTTTTCAGGAAGGGCATTTCTACTGA
- a CDS encoding putative siderophore-dependent iron transporter (Shows sequence similarity to SIT1 and ARN1 of S. cerevisiae and MirC of E. nidulans. These are Major facilitator superfamily transporters which act with siderophores in iron uptake) — protein MRTSSESHSRSDAFNGKNDASQVTVDSDSASKDHHDHDHHHKDTSINERQSQHVHQQAGVSKVEAFNKALYQSGPSGRLLLYVLVASLALTMFAYALDQGITYQFNAIASSDFSQHASLGAVNTASSIIRAISKPFLGKLSDITSRPTTYVVVLVVYAVGFAVAASSQGLAAYIVGASFTAFGKSGLDLLSDIIVGDLTPLEWRAFWSGMLATPFLITTFINGFISDAFVPNNWRWGLGMFAIMMPVLLTPAIWTLYGMQLKAAKMGMVSMGDSGLARKDGVKVQGMQQYLPMARSIAVEMDLIGLLLLGLAFSLILLALNLAPASNGGWSNPSMIAMLVIGFVILGLFIAYEALLAPVPITPKRILTNKAFLCALTVDVFNQMASATRNNYWSSYIYIIKPWSNYVWTIFIGTTTLTLCTMSPIGGLIHRATHRYKTLMVIGAIIKLIGYGVGLDGNSRSTLSTARLAVSQVMLGMGAWTVIGARVGSQASVPHQDLSVVISVMSLWSTMASSIGSTIAATIWQDRMLNYMREECPPSTPEATLKKIYGSIKTLKTKYDWEDPVRMGAIRAYTRTNGIILAVSLVLAAVPVVFSCLMPNYYLGKQQNAVTNTDVLGERTEVPRRVEEPTNGKPSLWQRVKRGYYKET, from the exons ATGCGGACCTCCAGCGAGTCGCACAGCAGGAGCGACGCCTTCAATGGCAAGAATGATGCCTCACAAGTCACGGTCGACTCGGATTCTGCCAGCAAAGATCATCACGACCatgaccaccaccacaaggACACCTCCATCAACGAGCGTCAATCCCAACATGTCCACCAACAAGCGGGAGTCAGCAAAGTCGAGGCGTTCAACAAGGCCCTCTACCAATCAGGACCCTCCGGTCGACTCCTCCTctacgtcctcgtcgcctCTCTGGCGCTGACCATGTTCGCCTACGCCCTCGACCAAGGCATCACCTACCAATTCAACgccatcgcctcctccgactTCAGCCAACACGCCTCCCTCGGCGCCGTCAACACCGCCAGCTCCATCATCCGTGCCATCTCCAAACCCTTCCTCGGCAAACTCAGCGACATCACCTCCCGTCCCACAACCtacgtcgtcgtcctcgtcgtctacGCCGTCGGTTTCGCAgtcgccgcctcctcccaaGGTCTCGCCGCCTACATCGTCGGCGCATCCTTTACAGCTTTTGGAAAATCCGGCCTGGACCTCCTCAGCGACATCATCGTCGGAGATCTTACCCCGCTCGAATGGCGAGCCTTCTGGAGCGGCATGCTCGCCACCCCcttcctcatcaccaccTTCATCAACGGCTTCATCTCCGACGCCTTCGTCCCGAACAACTGGCGCTGGGGATTGGGAATGTTCGCCATCATGATGCCCGTCTTGTTGACACCCGCCATCTGGACACTCTACGGCATGCAACTCAAAGCCGCGAAAATGGGCATGGTCAGCATGGGCGATTCCGGCCTTGCGCGGAAAGATGGAGTCAAGGTTCAAGGCATGCAACAATACCTCCCCATGGCGCGCTCCATCGCCGTCGAAATGGATCTCATcggtctcctcctcctcggacTCGCATTCTCCCTGATTCTCCTCGCGCTGAACTTGGCTCCTGCCTCAAACGGCGGCTGGTCGAACCCAAGCATGATCGCCATGCTGGTGATAGGATTCGTCATTCTAGGCCTCTTCATCGCATACGAAGCCCTCCTCGCACCAGTCCCCATCACGCCAAAACGCATCCTAACCAACAAAGCCTTCCTCTGCGCCCTAACAGTCGACGTCTTCAACCAAATGGCCTCGGCAACCCGCAACAACTACTGGTCCTCCTACATCTACATCATTAAACCGTGGTCCAACTACGTCTGGACCATTTTCATCGGAACCACAACCCTAACCCTCTGCACCATGTCTCCCATCGGCGGGCTCATCCACCGGGCCACCCACCGCTACAAAACCCTCATGGTGATCGGCGCCATCATAAAACTAATCGGCTACGGCGTCGGCCTCGACGGCAACAGTCGCAGCACACTCTCCACCGCTCGCCTCGCCGTCAGCCAGGTAATGCTCGGAATGGGCGCCTGGACCGTAATCGGCGCCCGGGTAGGATCCCAAGCCTCCGTGCCCCACCAAGACCTCTCCGTCGTCATCAGCGTAATGTCCCTCTGGTCAACCATGGCGTCCTCCATCGGCTCCACCATCGCCGCGACAATTTGGCAGGATCGCATGTTGAATTACATGCGTGAGGAATGTCCCCCCTCTACACCAGAAGCCACACTCAAGAAAATATACGGTTCGATTAAAACGCTCAAAACGAAGTATGATTGGGAGGACCCGGTGAGGATGGGAGCGATAAGGGCGTATACCCGGACGAATGGGATTATACTCGCCGTGAGCTTGGTTTTGGCGGCTGTGCCGGTGGTGTTTAGTTGTTTGATGCCGA ATTACTACCTCGGCAAACAACAAAACGCAGTCACGAACACGGATGTTCTGGGTGAGCGGACGGAAGTTCCTCGACGAGTCGAAGAACCAACAAACGGCAAGCCGAGTTTGTGGCAGAGGGTTAAGAGGGGGTATTATAAGGAGACTTGA